From a region of the Panicum virgatum strain AP13 chromosome 2K, P.virgatum_v5, whole genome shotgun sequence genome:
- the LOC120669413 gene encoding uncharacterized protein LOC120669413 — translation MDAVRFLGVGALPAAGSLGCRSTLPLGRVHPYFVRSVPPPGGGAGRRGLRAARPPRAAMGGDLFALDFDGVLCDSCGESSLSAVKAAKVRWPWVFEQVDSAMEEWIVEQMYTLRPVVETGYENLLLVRLIVEIQIPSVRKSSVADGLSIQEILDNWLKLKPTLMDEWQEDRESLVDLFGRVRDDWIENDLSGWIAANRFYPGTADALKLSSSETFIVTTKQSRFAEALLKELAGIDFPYERIYGLGTGPKVKVLQQLQQMPQHQGLTLHFIEDRLATLKNVIKEPALDKWNLYLVTWGYNTPEEREEAQGISRIQLVDLPDFSKKLK, via the exons ATGGACGCCGTTCGTTTTCTCGGCGTGGGGGCTTTACCGGCCGCCGGCAGCTTGGGCTGCCGCTCCACCTTGCCTCTAGGGCGGGTCCACCCCTACTTCGTTCGGTCCGTTCCGCCGCCCGGAGGAGGAGCGGGGAGGAGGGGATTAAGggcggcgaggcccccgcgcgccgcgaTGGGCGGCGACCTGTTCGCGCTCGACTTCGACGGCGTCTTATGCGACAGCTGCGGCGAGAGCTCCCTCTCCGCCGTCAAG GCCGCGAAGGTTAGGTGGCCGTGGGTGTTTGAGCAGGTTGACTCCGCCATGGAGGAGTGGATAGTGGAGCAGATGTACACC CTCCGTCCAGTGGTGGAAACAGGATATGAGAACCTATTGCTTGTTAGGTTGATCGTGGAGATCCAGATACCGTCAGTTCGGAAATCATCA GTTGCAGATGGGCTTAGCATCCAAGAAATATTGGATAACTGGTTAAAACTGAAGCCCACACTCATGGACGAGTGGCAAGAAGATAGGGAGTCTCTGGTAGATCTCTTTGGTCGCGTAAGAGATGACTGGATTGAAAATGATTTGTCTGGCTGGATAGCAGCTAACAG GTTTTATCCTGGGACAGCTGATGCATTAAAGCTTTCAAGCTCTGAAACTTTTATAGTCACAACAAAACAG AGTAGATTTGCTGAAGCACTTCTGAAAGAATTGGCTGGAATAGATTTTCCCTATGAAAGGATATATGGCCTTGGCACTGG TCCGAAGGTAAAAGTTctccagcagctgcagcagaTGCCGCAGCACCAAGGCCTAACACTTCA TTTCATCGAGGACCGGCTTGCGACTTTGAAGAATGTGATCAAAGAACCAGCGCTGGATAAATGGAACCTCTACCTGG TAACATGGGGATACAACACACCGGAGGAGAGGGAAGAAGCACAAGGTATCTCAAGGATCCAGCTCGTTGATCTCCCAGACTTCAGTAAGAAGCTGAAATAG
- the LOC120695955 gene encoding putative cyclin-dependent kinase F-2, with protein MVMAATRKRPAPDGTDAAGGESKRARITLGSIYDYEKLEVLGEGSFGVVVRARHRATGEAVAVKRARASDLRAVLREAGCLAACRGHPSVVGIRDVVEDAATGDVFLVMEFVGASLRRLQRAAAAARPRLPEAGARAVMRQLLRGAERMHAAGIIHRDIKPDNILVAPGGAVKICDLELATPARPEGAAYPERRVGTLLYRSPEQLAGRRDYGPGVDIWALGCVMAELLTGRFMFDEDTEEKMMGTVMDLRRALAERGLQAFDEWPAFQGLPELSPGAREVLAGLLAFQPSDRLTATAALKHPWFAEEEEERPAATCRSAGRAARSSSSASVVTVVF; from the coding sequence ATGGTCATGGCGGCGACGCGCAAGCGCCCGGCGCCCGACGGCActgacgccgccggcggcgagagcaAGCGGGCGCGGATCACGCTCGGGAGCATCTACGACTACGAGAAGCTGGAGGTGCTCGGGGAGGGCAGCTTCGGCGTGGTGGTCAGggcgcgccaccgcgccacgGGCGAGGCGGTGGCCGTCAAGCGGGCCAGGGCCTCCGACCTCCGCGCGGTCCTCCGCGAGGCCGGCTGCCTGGCCGCGTGCCGCGGCCACCCCTCGGTCGTGGGCATCCGCGACGTTGTCGAGGACGCCGCTACCGGGGACGTCTTCCTCGTCATGGAGTTCGTCGGCGCCAGCCTGCGGCGcctgcagcgggcggcggcggcggcgcggccgcggctccCGGAGGCCGGGGCCCGCGCGGTGATGCGGCAGCTCCTGCGGGGCGCGGAGCGGATGCACGCCGCCGGGATCATCCACCGGGACATCAAGCCGGACAACATCCTCGTGGCCCCCGGCGGCGCGGTCAAGATCTGCGACCTGGAGCTCGCCACGCCGGCGAGGCCCGAGGGGGCGGCGTACCCGGAGCGCCGCGTGGGCACGCTGCTCTACCGCTCGCCGGAGCAGCTCGCGGGCCGCCGGGACTACGGCCCGGGCGTCGACATCTGGGCGCTCGGGTGCGTCATGGCCGAGCTCCTCACCGGCCGGTTCATGTTCGACGAGGACACGGAGGAGAAGATGATGGGCACGGTGATGGACCTGCGGCGCGCGCTCGCCGAGAGGGGGCTGCAGGCGTTCGACGAGTGGCCGGCGTTCCAGGGCCTGCCGGAGCTGTCGCCGGGAGCGCGAGAGGTCCTCGCCGGCCTGCTTGCCTTCCAGCCCAGCGACAGGCTCACCGCCACGGCCGCGCTCAAGCATCCGTGgttcgccgaggaggaggaggagcggcctgCCGCCACCTGCCGCAGCGCGGGCAGAGCAGCTCGGAGTAGCAGTAGTGCTAGCGTAGTGACCGTCGTGTTCTGA